A single genomic interval of Chitinophaga sp. 180180018-3 harbors:
- a CDS encoding MFS transporter gives MGLSQMAFPGAGNRDGDLRSSTLVVRIISLATFLIFFQGFMVAPLLPHLSAYFGVTVQQTSFIEPSYLLGYGAVTLIYAPLSDRYGRLPVILFSLGCFIVLTICTGFSGTVNQMILFRLLTGLGAGGIAPTTISWISDTFSYEKRGHALGIFFGSMAGGTALGSFAGALLEPLIGWSWLFFSVAAVGALIFVLLLQYRESFSSVPAAGALSSGEIWPAIREILGQRRAVGTYSYVLINAMFHSGVFTWLGYLLFRNYHLGETGIGLSLLGYGIPGFVLGPFIGRMADKYGRNKIIPVGLAVGGVSAICLGCRLPLAASNIVVALLSLGFDMTHPLFAAIATTLSSRKGLATGLFAFFLFIGYGFGSLLFSLLVPYGLENTFILFGSAALVAALMATMVFRSTR, from the coding sequence ATGGGTTTATCTCAAATGGCCTTTCCCGGCGCAGGCAACCGGGACGGGGATCTGCGTTCCTCCACATTGGTAGTGAGGATCATTTCACTTGCCACCTTCCTTATTTTTTTTCAGGGATTTATGGTAGCGCCGTTGCTACCGCATTTGTCGGCCTACTTCGGTGTTACCGTACAACAAACCAGTTTTATCGAGCCATCCTACCTGCTTGGCTATGGCGCCGTGACGCTGATTTACGCGCCGTTATCGGATCGTTACGGCCGTTTGCCGGTGATTCTGTTTTCATTGGGTTGCTTTATTGTACTAACCATCTGCACCGGGTTTTCGGGCACCGTAAATCAGATGATCCTGTTCAGATTGTTGACCGGATTGGGAGCCGGAGGTATTGCCCCCACCACTATCAGCTGGATAAGTGATACCTTCAGTTATGAAAAGCGCGGGCATGCGCTGGGCATTTTCTTTGGCAGTATGGCCGGGGGCACGGCATTAGGATCATTTGCCGGCGCACTGCTGGAGCCATTGATTGGCTGGAGCTGGCTATTCTTTTCCGTGGCAGCAGTGGGTGCACTGATATTTGTATTATTGCTGCAATACCGCGAGTCATTTAGCAGCGTGCCCGCAGCAGGTGCGCTCAGCTCCGGGGAAATATGGCCGGCCATCCGGGAAATATTAGGCCAGCGACGGGCAGTTGGTACGTATAGCTATGTACTCATCAACGCCATGTTTCATTCGGGCGTATTCACATGGCTGGGATACCTGCTTTTCCGGAATTATCACCTGGGTGAAACAGGTATAGGACTATCGTTACTGGGATATGGAATACCTGGTTTCGTGCTCGGGCCATTCATAGGCAGAATGGCCGACAAATACGGGCGAAACAAAATAATACCCGTTGGCCTGGCTGTTGGGGGCGTATCAGCAATATGCCTGGGGTGCCGGCTGCCTCTGGCAGCTTCTAATATAGTAGTGGCTCTTTTGTCGCTGGGCTTTGATATGACCCATCCCCTGTTTGCTGCCATTGCTACTACCCTTTCGTCCCGGAAAGGGCTTGCAACAGGGCTATTCGCTTTCTTCCTGTTTATAGGTTATGGTTTCGGAAGTTTACTTTTTTCCTTACTGGTGCCATATGGATTGGAAAATACATTTATACTTTTCGGTAGTGCGGCATTGGTGGCTGCATTGATGGCAACGATGGTTTTCAGATCTACCAGATAA
- a CDS encoding MgtC/SapB family protein has product MLTIYDFTIRLAVAFALGAAIGTERQWRQRMAGLRTNILVALGASMFVALGVRIGGDAAGRVTSYVISGIGFLGAGVIMKDGINVRGLNTAATLWCSAAIGALCGMKLIPEACVGTGFIILTHILMRPVGNKLSHLPIDKNAAIQIGYLLSIKCKQDVENHLRVLLLQATNNNDKLLLRSLKSTDNGDPSVAIITAEILANSNEDGTMEKIAGRLTIEHQVSEVSWNKISSENDL; this is encoded by the coding sequence ATGCTCACGATATATGATTTCACTATCAGACTGGCCGTAGCCTTTGCGCTTGGCGCGGCTATTGGCACCGAACGTCAGTGGAGGCAACGTATGGCGGGACTGCGTACCAATATACTGGTGGCATTGGGCGCCAGCATGTTTGTGGCGCTGGGTGTGCGGATTGGTGGAGATGCAGCCGGAAGAGTTACTTCCTATGTAATCAGCGGTATTGGTTTCCTGGGTGCAGGCGTGATCATGAAAGACGGCATCAATGTGCGTGGCCTGAACACCGCCGCTACACTCTGGTGCTCTGCTGCCATCGGTGCACTGTGCGGGATGAAGCTCATCCCGGAAGCCTGTGTGGGAACAGGTTTTATCATCCTGACACATATACTCATGCGCCCGGTGGGCAATAAATTAAGCCATCTGCCGATCGATAAAAATGCAGCTATACAAATCGGCTATCTGCTTTCTATCAAATGCAAACAGGATGTAGAAAACCACCTGAGGGTGCTGCTCCTGCAGGCTACCAACAACAACGATAAATTATTGCTGCGTTCTCTCAAGAGTACAGATAACGGAGATCCCAGCGTTGCTATCATCACTGCCGAAATTCTTGCTAACAGTAATGAAGATGGTACCATGGAAAAAATTGCAGGGAGGCTTACTATTGAGCACCAGGTATCTGAAGTGAGCTGGAATAAGATCAGTAGTGAAAACGACTTGTAA
- a CDS encoding TonB-dependent receptor: MKKRILYITISCLLLVCALAGSLQAQQGTYTVRGKVMDNTGNPVPGATIKVDKASQGTVSDANGSFSIQLHQPASLIISFIGLSSKTVAVNSSSSQLSVILTDNGKQLSDVVVVGYGTQKRSDITGAVVSVPKQRLSQLPVTNVLQAMEGAVAGVNITTTSSVPGQQPATLIRGQNSITASTGPYVVVDGVPFSKQGGSLNDISPNDIASIEILKDPSAVAIYGTNGSNGVILITTKRGITGKPVIRYNAYAGREDIAHILRPRNGAEYVQKYADYLKQTGQTQTSPVPNYGELDNYNAGKTTNWLDVATQPGIMQDHNLTISGGTKDVKYYLSGEYMNQKGVIKGYQYKRVSLRSNIDANITDYLTVGVSSFFANNNYDGGRANLLFATAMSPYGQLYNTNGTYAIYPMNPEQLYTNPMLGLLTDRMDRNTNITGNGYAEIKFSGILSGLKYRLNAGYTYIPASSGNYTGRRANDMIGTASKYNAETNSYTLENILTYNRDWHQHHFDFTGLYSAQEYQFKSTTAGASGFVNDELSFHNLGAGATQTSSSYANRRALVSQMARINYSYDSRYLLTLTARRDGSSVFGASTSKYGLFPVAAVGWNISNERFMKPLSFIDNLKLRASYGKSGNEAVGVYGTITTDNTGRSPFNGVSTIGAFPGNLGNQQLQWETTTGANIGLEFSFLKNRLYGTIDVYKTNTSGLLLNRSLPIITGYGSVLDNIGKTANKGLEVSLNSRNLVNGDFLWETALVYATNKNEIVDLYGDKKSDLGNRWFIGSPISVIYDYVMTGVWQTNEDASKQDPGAKPGDLKFADLTGDGKITADDRKILGQTTPKWTGGITNTFHYKNFNLSIFIQTVQGITKYNPDLNYGDETGRRNTPAVIGYWTPENNNNSRPALSYNNTRGYGYPSNASFTRIKDVTLSYVFSQKLLDKLHLGNLTIYASGRNLYTFTDWIGWDPENNYSTRGSGDWTNNYPTVRSFVIGANISLR, encoded by the coding sequence ATGAAAAAGAGAATTCTTTACATCACGATTTCGTGCCTCCTCCTGGTATGCGCCCTCGCCGGTTCACTGCAGGCGCAACAGGGCACCTATACCGTCAGGGGGAAAGTGATGGACAACACGGGGAATCCTGTACCAGGGGCCACCATCAAGGTGGACAAAGCTTCCCAGGGAACTGTTTCCGACGCCAACGGCAGTTTCTCTATACAACTACACCAACCCGCTTCCCTCATCATCTCGTTTATAGGCCTGTCGTCCAAAACAGTGGCTGTAAACAGCAGCAGCAGTCAACTCAGCGTTATCCTGACCGATAATGGCAAACAGCTCTCCGATGTAGTGGTAGTAGGCTACGGTACCCAGAAACGATCCGACATTACCGGCGCCGTTGTATCTGTACCTAAGCAACGTTTATCCCAACTGCCCGTGACCAACGTATTACAGGCCATGGAAGGCGCCGTGGCAGGTGTGAACATCACTACCACTTCTTCCGTACCGGGGCAACAACCCGCTACCCTTATCCGTGGCCAGAACTCCATCACCGCCTCCACTGGTCCTTATGTGGTAGTGGATGGAGTACCTTTCAGCAAACAGGGCGGTTCCCTCAATGATATCAGTCCGAATGACATCGCCTCCATTGAGATCCTGAAAGATCCTTCTGCGGTGGCCATTTACGGTACCAACGGTTCCAACGGCGTCATCCTCATTACCACCAAGCGTGGCATCACCGGTAAACCGGTGATCAGGTACAACGCCTACGCCGGCCGGGAAGATATTGCGCATATCCTGCGCCCGCGCAACGGCGCTGAATACGTGCAGAAATATGCTGATTACCTGAAACAAACAGGGCAAACACAAACCAGCCCTGTTCCGAACTACGGAGAGCTCGACAACTACAACGCCGGCAAAACAACGAACTGGCTGGATGTTGCCACGCAACCCGGCATCATGCAGGATCATAACCTGACTATTTCAGGAGGTACTAAAGATGTGAAATACTACCTCTCCGGGGAATACATGAACCAGAAAGGTGTCATCAAAGGATATCAGTATAAACGCGTCAGCCTGCGTTCCAATATCGACGCCAACATCACCGATTACCTCACTGTAGGCGTTTCCAGCTTCTTTGCCAACAACAACTACGACGGTGGCCGCGCCAACCTCTTGTTTGCTACTGCTATGAGCCCCTATGGCCAGTTGTACAATACAAACGGCACCTATGCTATTTATCCCATGAATCCGGAACAGCTATACACCAATCCCATGCTGGGATTACTGACCGACCGGATGGACCGTAACACTAATATCACCGGTAACGGCTATGCAGAAATTAAATTCTCCGGTATACTCAGTGGTTTAAAATATCGCCTGAATGCAGGCTACACCTATATCCCCGCCAGCTCCGGCAACTATACCGGCCGCCGCGCGAATGATATGATTGGTACTGCCAGCAAGTACAATGCTGAAACTAACAGCTACACACTGGAAAATATCCTCACCTATAACCGCGACTGGCACCAGCATCATTTCGATTTCACCGGGTTATACAGTGCCCAGGAATACCAGTTCAAATCCACTACGGCAGGAGCCAGTGGCTTTGTAAATGATGAGCTCAGCTTTCATAACCTGGGAGCCGGCGCCACTCAAACGAGTAGCTCCTATGCCAACCGCCGTGCACTGGTATCGCAGATGGCGCGCATCAACTATTCGTACGACAGCCGTTACCTGCTTACCCTCACCGCCCGCCGCGACGGCTCCTCTGTATTCGGCGCCAGCACCAGCAAATACGGCTTGTTCCCGGTAGCAGCCGTGGGCTGGAATATCAGCAACGAACGCTTTATGAAGCCATTGTCTTTCATAGACAATCTGAAACTACGCGCCTCTTATGGTAAATCGGGCAATGAAGCAGTAGGCGTGTATGGTACCATCACTACCGACAATACCGGCCGCTCTCCGTTCAACGGCGTCAGCACCATCGGCGCTTTCCCGGGTAACCTCGGCAACCAGCAGCTGCAATGGGAAACAACTACCGGCGCTAACATCGGCCTCGAATTTTCTTTCCTGAAAAATCGCCTCTACGGAACAATAGATGTGTATAAAACCAATACCTCCGGCTTATTGCTGAACAGAAGTTTGCCTATCATCACCGGCTATGGCAGTGTGCTCGATAATATCGGTAAAACGGCCAACAAAGGATTGGAAGTATCCCTCAATTCCCGCAACCTCGTCAACGGCGATTTCCTCTGGGAAACCGCCCTGGTATACGCCACCAACAAAAATGAGATCGTGGATCTGTACGGCGATAAAAAGAGCGACCTCGGAAACAGATGGTTCATCGGCTCGCCCATCAGTGTGATCTACGACTATGTCATGACCGGCGTATGGCAGACTAATGAAGATGCAAGCAAACAGGATCCCGGCGCCAAACCCGGCGATCTGAAATTTGCAGATCTCACCGGCGATGGTAAGATCACTGCCGACGACCGTAAGATCCTTGGTCAGACTACGCCCAAATGGACCGGTGGTATTACCAATACCTTCCATTATAAAAACTTTAATCTCAGCATTTTCATCCAGACAGTGCAGGGCATTACCAAATACAACCCGGATCTGAACTACGGCGACGAAACCGGCAGAAGAAATACACCAGCTGTGATTGGATACTGGACTCCGGAAAATAACAATAACTCCAGGCCCGCGTTGTCGTACAACAATACGAGAGGTTATGGCTATCCCTCCAACGCCAGCTTCACCCGTATTAAAGATGTAACGCTGAGCTATGTCTTCTCACAAAAATTACTCGATAAACTACACCTGGGTAACCTTACCATTTACGCCAGCGGACGTAACCTGTATACCTTCACCGACTGGATAGGCTGGGATCCCGAGAACAATTATTCAACGAGGGGCTCCGGCGACTGGACCAACAACTACCCGACCGTACGTTCATTTGTTATAGGCGCCAACATCTCTTTACGCTAA